In Bradyrhizobium guangdongense, the sequence ACGATGAAACGCACCGCCATCGCCGTCGCCTGCGTCCTTTTCGCAGGCCCTGCGCTCGCCCAGTCGCTGGGCGAGAAGACCGGCGTCAACTCCGCACTGGGCGTCGCGCCTGCGACTGCCGATTTCGTCAAGGAGGTCGCGATCAGCGACATGTTCGAGATCGAGTCGAGCAAGCTTGCCGAGCAGAAGGGCAACGCGCAGGAGAAGACGTTCGCGCAACAGATGATCACCGACCATACCAAGACCAGCAGCGAGCTGAAGGGCCTGGTCGGCAACGGCAAGGTTCAGGCGACCTTGCCGACGGA encodes:
- a CDS encoding DUF4142 domain-containing protein, translated to MKRTAIAVACVLFAGPALAQSLGEKTGVNSALGVAPATADFVKEVAISDMFEIESSKLAEQKGNAQEKTFAQQMITDHTKTSSELKGLVGNGKVQATLPTDLDSSHQSKLDKLKSANGKDFSSDYNSYQVSAHEDAVSLFERYAKGGDNADLKDWAGKTLPALKHHLDMAKELGKAPSVGQSK